In Bordetella genomosp. 11, the sequence CCGTCGGAGTCCGGGTCGTAGCCGGTGTAGGCCTTATTGAACCGGGGGTCCGGGTCGGCGTGCATCAGCAGGCTGCGCGTGGTGGGCTTCGCGAGCAGAAAAGAAGTGACCTTGTTAGTGGTCAAGTCCGCGCATAACACCTTGGAGTAGCTTTCATCGATCGTGTACAGCTTGTCGTCGCCGTGAAACGCGATCCGCCGTTGCGTCATGGTGCTGGACTCATCCACGTCCAGGGGCAGGAAAGCCAGGGCGGCGTTGCCGGGGTAAGGGATCACCGTCGCAGTCGAGTTCTGCAACGCGTCGGCGTAAAAGAATGCGTGCAGTTGTGGAGGCTTGGACTTGATAAAGCCGTAGATCTTTCCATTCCGTTCCAGCATGTTCTGGACCCTGCCGGTAACTCCCCCCGGCATGCCGACGTAATTGTCGAAGGTAATGGTGTGGCTGTGCGACCAATCGGTGCTGTCGGACGGCGGACCGCCGGAGGATAGCGGGCTGCGATACACCTCCACGAACGGTATGGTCTCGTCCTGGCCGGCAAAGGCCGCCAATCCGCCCCCCACGCCGCAGGCAGCGGAGACCTTCGTGCCGAATGGCCATGTCCCTCCAAGACCTTGCTGCGCTTTTTGAGCCGCGAACGTTTTCTGGGCCACGTCGTAGTACACGATGCCCAATCCCAGGGTCGTGTCCGGGCTGCCTATCAGGGCGGCCGACCTGTAGTGTGGGCTATCCAACGCATCGATGCCGTCTATGAACAGCGTTCCGGTGATGCTTCCGTACAGGTCGTCGGGCACCGCGATATTCATGAGGTGTTCGAGGTTGATGGTCCTGGTCTTGTTGGTCACGATCTATTCCTTTAAATGCGTAGGAGTCGATGACACGCGACGCAAGGCGGTAGAGTGCGTCGACCGTGCGCAAGCCCGAACCGATAGGGCCGCAAGCGCCTGCCATGGCGACATCCGTATGCACCATGCAAGACGGCACCGAACCCGGGGTGATTCGCCAATGAAAATAGTAGAGTCCGCGGCGATGGCGGGACCGTAATTTCCTGTGAGCAATGGCGCATCGGCGCCTGGTTCCACCGGGATCGCGCGACCGTAATTTCCCGCGAGGAATCGCGTGCGGGCGGAACCGCCCGGCCGTCCTTCCGGCGTCGTTATTTATCGTTGTGCCGGTGGAGCGCCCCGCGGGCCAAGGTGCCGCGGCGGGTCATCTCCGAGTCCAGGACAAGCCGTCCGCGCAGCTTGCCGTTCAGCTTCTTCACGTAGCCCGATGCCTCGATCATGTGTTCGGCCATCAGCCGCCGGACCGTATCGGCGTCGCGGGCGCGCGCGGCGGCGACGATATCCTGGTGTATGCGGACGTTGGCCTGGCCGAACCGACGCTGCGTGCGCGTCGGCGTATCGTTCTCGAACACGGTCAGCTGGCGCAGCATCTCGTTGATCATCTGGCAGGTAAAGCGCAGGAACGGATTGGGATTGGCCAGGGCCAGGATGTCGTGGAAATTCAGGTCTTCCTTGCGTTGCGCGACGACGTCGGCCGTCCTGCCCGAGGACGGATCGCAGCATTCGATGCTATGGGTCAGCGCTTCGAAATCGGCTTCCGTCAGGTGGGGTACGGCGCCCGCCGCCAGTTCCGGCTCCAATAGCTTGCGCACCGTGTAGATGTCGTCGATCGTGACTTCCTTGAAGAACAGATAGTTCTGCATCAACTGGAAGGTGCGGTCCAGCGTGACCTCCACGATGCGGCCGCCGCCGGTCGGACCGGTGCTGATCGTGACCAGGCCCTGCACCTCCAGCGATTTCAAGGCTTCCCGCATCGTGCTTTTGCTGACGGCGAACAGCTGCTGCAATTCGTTTTCGCGCGGCAGCTTGTCGCCGGGCCGCAGGTCGCGTTCGGTGATCAGCCGCTTGATTTCTTCTGCGACCAGGTCGGCGCGCTTGGACTTGGCCGGCGCGGCGGGTGCCCGGGCGGCGGATTCGCGGGGCATGCGAGGAGTCTCCCCTTTTGGTTCGGCTGGACGGATCCGTTGAAACGGCCTGCGTGTTGCGGGCACACCCTAGGGAAAATACGGCCCCGTTCCGTGCCCTGCCGTGTTGACGCGGAATATCGCAGCCCCATATTATCAGTTCATCCTATTTATCATGATAAATAAGGGGAAATCCTTGAACCGTCGCCACCTGTTGAAACTCGCCGCCCTGTCGGCCCTGCCTGGATCCCTTTCGCTGCGCAACGCCTATGCGCAAGCGGCCCAGGAGATCCAGCTCGGATGCCCCGTGCCCATGTCCGGGCCGTTCGCCGCCAACGGCAAGTATGCGGACCTGGGCATGAAACTGGTCGTCCAGCAGTACGGCAAGATCCTCGGCCGTCCGCTGGCTTATACGACGCTGGATACCGAAGGCAAGCCCGCCACCGCGGTGCGCAAGGTGCAGGAACTGGCGCAGCAGAAGCATGCGCGCTACTTCGCCGGCGGCATCCTGTCGTCGGAAGCCCTGGCCATGGGCAAGGAAGTGCAGAAGGACGGCGGCGTGTTCATCACCACGGCCGGCGCGGACGAAATCACCGGTTCGGACTGCAATAAGTCCACCTTCCGCTGGTCTGTGCCCACCTACGGCGCGATCGAACAGACCGTGCGCCCGCTCATCGAAAAACTACCCAAGGCCAAGCGCTGGTACACCATCACGCCGCAGTATGTGTTCGGCGACGGTCTCTTGAACGCGGCCAAGAATATCTTCAAGG encodes:
- a CDS encoding FadR/GntR family transcriptional regulator, translated to MPRESAARAPAAPAKSKRADLVAEEIKRLITERDLRPGDKLPRENELQQLFAVSKSTMREALKSLEVQGLVTISTGPTGGGRIVEVTLDRTFQLMQNYLFFKEVTIDDIYTVRKLLEPELAAGAVPHLTEADFEALTHSIECCDPSSGRTADVVAQRKEDLNFHDILALANPNPFLRFTCQMINEMLRQLTVFENDTPTRTQRRFGQANVRIHQDIVAAARARDADTVRRLMAEHMIEASGYVKKLNGKLRGRLVLDSEMTRRGTLARGALHRHNDK